Within the Phaseolus vulgaris cultivar G19833 chromosome 9, P. vulgaris v2.0, whole genome shotgun sequence genome, the region ataaatcatcctcacaaattcactctatcatctctcaatccaaacaacctaaGTTTGAGGGGATTAGTTAGAAAaagtaaaatcttataaaaatttacaatcaattcattcaatttttcccttttcaaagataaattaaatatttaaattataaattagataTATGAATACCTTATTCTATCTATCTAGAAATCTTGGTTCAAATCTTTGATGGTTTAAATCTATCTTTTTCTACTTAACAAATCCTCTCACTtacattttaaaacttttttgcCTTTTTTAGCgaattttttctataaaaaaataaaacatcttgtaaaaatatatacaaagaaTTGTTCATatacttatttttctttaagCATACTTTCATCCATTATGTCAGGTATCAAGAATTTTAAAGAATACTCCTCTTTtgataaataaatgaaaatactattttttatatttataacaatgttatttttatatttgaattggACGAGAAACaatctatataaataatttatctcACTATTCATTTCACTTTTTAAGCTATCTTTTAAGTATTCTACAAAATTTTTGAGTAGTAGGAAGTGAAATGTCGCAAAAGTTCATTTCTAATcaaaattgttataaaaaaaattgatacaaTAATTCCCATTATTCCTCTAATATTGgctaaaacaaaatttgaagaacaaatatctttatttgaagttttcttaattttcattgtattttttatttgaattaaatgttATCTTTGTGAATGTAATGCCTCTAACTAGGTTATGATGACTGATACTGAATTGTGAAGAATAATTTGTGAGATTttagattaattttttatttaatatggaGATGTTGGTTGAGTTTTAGATTAATGAGTCTCAATGGATTTGATTATTAACCTTTGTTAGTTTTCGAAATTTTactcaatttcataaaatttaaaCACGGTGGCACTTTGTATAAGTTGCAAAGTAATTATAAGAGGAACGGTATTTTATCATCcgttgatatattttttttctcttttttcttcatGATTACAGTTTTTTTAATGACCATATCATCCTTAAAAATAAGTTATCAAAGTGATTGTTTCATTGTTGTGTGACTGTAGCTTGTCTCATCGAGTGTGGCATCACCTTCGTTTAGATTGTAGCAACAACTTCTACACTGCAGACAACTTATATTGGATGATTGAAAATTCTCAAGGCCATTCTGGCATGTTGTCATTGTGGTCTGTTGGATACTGTGGAATGCAAGAAAGAAAGCCATATTTGAAGATATGGCAAGTAATAAATATGATCCCAATTCTACACTCTGACAATTCAACCTGCTTTAGCTGAACCTCTCAATCACGTCACCACCTTGAACAAGGCTGGGAACCACCCAAGCAAAATATGGTCAAACTCAACTCTGATTCGAGCTCCTTTGGAAGGACTATACGTGACCATTGTGGAAATAGTCTCGCTGCTTTGCTGGAAGTTGCGGGATTACAAGGAGTCTTAGAGCAGAGCTTCTTGCCATATATCATGGTCTCCAACAAGCGCGGAATCATGGGTTTCATTTTGTAATCTATGAAACTGTCTAAAGCTTAGCAGAACTCATCAGCCAATCACATGGAGATTTCCATCCATATTTTCCTTTGGTTTGTCTTATTCAACAGCTTTCTTAGCAGGGATTCAGAGTGTTCCATTCAAGCAAATTCTTAGAGAAGAAAATGCGTGTGATGGTTGGTTAGCTGAATTTGAAGCCACTCATAGGACTCCCTTTTAGTCCGGAATCATTGTCCTGCCCCAGATTGCTCGCTTTTTGCTTGGAGACAAAATGGGAGTCATGTATATTAGGGACAAGGCCTCTTAtacttttatttgtttataaattCTGATGCATGAAAAGATAGACCTCACTTATTTTCTCTTTGGGGTGTCACTTCAATAACACTAACACCTGAACATCCATCTCCTCCATTGTCTCTCATCATATTCCTCACCCTTGCTACATCATCCCACCTCCCAACAATAGCATAAAGATTCgacattaaaacataaaatccACCGTTTTTGTAATTCAacagaaacaatttttttgaaaagcATTCCCCAAGCTTTACTTCATGTTGAATGCAACAAGCACTTAACAGTGCTCCCCAGACAGCAGAATCAGGCCGAATTTCCATGTTGTTAATAACTTCCATTGCTTCCTTGAACAACCCTGCCCGACCCAGGAGACCAACTATGCATGCGTAATGCTGCAAAGTTGGCCTCAAACCATACTCTTCTGTCATGCTACGGAAGTATTCAATTCCTGCGTAGACAAGTCCGCCATGGGTGCATGCTGCTAAAACTCCCAAGAAGGTGATTTTATCTGGTTCTAGCCCTTGTTCAAGCAGTTTAGAAAAACAATTGAAAGCATTGTGTTCATGTCCATATAAACTATAACCCGATATGATGGAGTTCCATGTTGCTAAACATGGATCATTGATGCTATAAAATACCTTTTCAGCATAATCTAATTTTCCACACTTTGAATACATATCTATAAGAGCAGTTCCTGTAAAATCTTCCACTTTCACATTGTGTCTAAGGATATATCCATGCAGTGTCTCTCCAATCCGCAGGTACCCAAGTTGGCAACATCCTGATAGTAGACTAGCGATAGTAATGGCATCTGGTTTTTGTCCACACATGTTCATTTGGCAGAATAACTCCATAGCATCACTTGACTTTGCAGCCTGAACGCAACCAGATATCACAGAATTCCAAGTGGCCAGTGGTTTTTCACTCCTGTCAAAAAACAAAGATAATGCAGCTTCTATCTCATCAAATCTTGAATACATGCTTATTAGCCCATTTGCAACCAAGCAATCATTAGTCAGCCCATTCTTCAACCCATAACCATGGAAAGCACATCCAGTGGAAAAATGAGAAGGATTAGTAATTCCATGTAGGACAGCAATTAATGCAACTGCATCTGGTCTTATGTCTAGTAGCAGAGTTTGGGTAAAACACTCTACCGCAGACTCTACATCACCTTTTTCCGAATAGCTAGAGATTATCGCAGTTAACGAAATCAGGTCCTTTGTGGGATAACGCTTGTAAAGCAATTTTGCCATATCTGCGAGCCCTTGCTTTGCATATAGACAAACTAGGGAGGTTACAACAGAAGCGTCACTGGTAAAGCCACATTTGACAATATAACAATGGACAGTTTCCGGAACCGCATTAGCTGACGTAAGGTTCATCATGGTCACAGGACTGGGTTCCAAACCTTCCTTCAGCATATCTTTAAAGCACAAAACCGCCTTGTCCGGAAAACCATTTTGGCTGTAGGCACCAATCATGGTATTCCAAGAGACAGCGT harbors:
- the LOC137822815 gene encoding pentatricopeptide repeat-containing protein At2g04860, whose product is MKLPSKLNLSLFHSLFQDASCPILIFRQLLQANATPNDVTFSLLIKACLSSHSFSRASPSTALQANQIQTHLLKRATYQFLYVNTALIDFYMKLGFTTHARQLFEDMPFKDVVSWNVLICGYSQNGLPRDAFQLFVHMLRESFRPNQTTIASLLPSCGRREFILQGGSIHGFGIKAGFGLDPQLNNALTSMYAKCDDLEASLLLFVEMGEKNAVSWNTMIGAYSQNGFPDKAVLCFKDMLKEGLEPSPVTMMNLTSANAVPETVHCYIVKCGFTSDASVVTSLVCLYAKQGLADMAKLLYKRYPTKDLISLTAIISSYSEKGDVESAVECFTQTLLLDIRPDAVALIAVLHGITNPSHFSTGCAFHGYGLKNGLTNDCLVANGLISMYSRFDEIEAALSLFFDRSEKPLATWNSVISGCVQAAKSSDAMELFCQMNMCGQKPDAITIASLLSGCCQLGYLRIGETLHGYILRHNVKVEDFTGTALIDMYSKCGKLDYAEKVFYSINDPCLATWNSIISGYSLYGHEHNAFNCFSKLLEQGLEPDKITFLGVLAACTHGGLVYAGIEYFRSMTEEYGLRPTLQHYACIVGLLGRAGLFKEAMEVINNMEIRPDSAVWGALLSACCIQHEVKLGECFSKKLFLLNYKNGGFYVLMSNLYAIVGRWDDVARVRNMMRDNGGDGCSGVSVIEVTPQRENK